TTTGATAtactaacaaaaaaacgaagccaaacaaatcaaagaaaactGGTTGACTTAAAGGCCAAGTGTCACATACCAGTTTTTGTTAAAAATGTCACAAATTGTTCCTGAGATTTATGTACCGCCGCTTCGATTCAGTATGGTTCAACCCAGCCTATATCGAGGCGCATACCCACGAGAAGTGAATTTCAAGTTTCTTGAAACTttacaattgaaaacaatcaTATCTTTAACTCCCAACCCAATCACCAAAGAGACGGATCCTGAACTATACAATTTTGCCAAAgagaatcaaattcaactaATTCATCTAGAATGTGCACAATCAGGTAAAGGTAAAAAAAGAGGGGTGCCCTTAGATTACGAAATAGCAATACAAGGATTACAGTATATTattcataatcaatatCAGCCAGTTTATGTTCATTGTTACAATGGAGGACAGGTAACGAGTTTAATGGTTGCATGCTTGCGGAAACTACAATTTTGGTCAGCAATTTCCATTTTCAATGagtttattaattttacaACAAACATCACCGTTAATGATAGAAGTTTTGTCGATGGATTCCACGGCGAAATACACATAAATCATGACGACAAAGTCGACTGGCTATGGGTTGGAGTAAGTAAACATGTGGTGGGACACCACCCTaagtttcaatttattgacaaaaacaaatctATGAATTctatttaatattatattctctgaaagaataaacaataggcatttttattcaataCATCATTTGGTGACTTGTTGAAAGTAACTCTAGAATCATCAAAGTAACACCAGTTTCTAGTCTTCTTTGAATCACCACTCTTGTAGACATAAGCAGTATAGTGTCCAGTCGTCAAATTACCGTAATGATTAGCCACACcaaacaatttatatttaaatgGTGGCACTTGACTCCTAACTGGGAAAGTACTTAAAATctctttttccttttctatGGACATTGAGTTGTTGCCATTAATTGTAGACCCAACATCTGGCCAATAAGGAGTCATGTCCAATTCTTTATCCACAGGATAAGTCACGAAAGTTTCCAATTTATGAAAACCGCCAGTAGTTGTCATTTTGAACCTcttgaaatttattatcaatactTGGGGTAGTCTAGTTATAGCTATTTTCTTTGTCAGTTTGGTGAATCTTTTGCAATTGGGGCAATACCACTTGTTATTATCGTCAAGTAACTCAGTTGTCACAAATTCCTGAAGGCATTCATCCAAAGAAACTTTCATCagtttatttaatttttctgGGATGGGTAGTGAAAGGATCGAAAACGCATTATACGTAGTTGACGTAAATCCACATTCTAAACATTTCAATTGCGATAAATATTGCCCTTggaaataatcaacaataatagaGAAATTTAGTTTGAGATATCGCTCCCATTCTATAGTGGAAGCTAACCGAACAGGCAATATTTCTCTGTTTTTTTCCTGCTCAGGGGTTAATTCAGTGAtcatctttctttcttgagGATCAGCTATAGACACTTGATTAAGATCTTCATGAAGTGCAtccaaaagaaaattcaaGAATTCAATACAGTCTTGTTGATCGAAGGAAGCAAACTGTCGAGATGGTGATAACGATCCCATTATTTTCTTAAACTTAGAAGGGCTGAATGAGCGtccattgttgttgagcaTACTCAATATTAATTCGACAAAACTGGTTGTTAACATTCCCTTTGTCCCTAATTTGTTGTTCACATTTATATGGCGTTTGTAAGAATTATCTGAAAACGATTCAGTTATTGttgggaaaaaaaatgacGTAAGCTGTGGAGTTGCCGCCAAACATTGGATAACACAGTTCATATAGCATGAATTCCCCAAATTGACCAAACCAGTGGCATACAGTTCAAGAAATTGTGACTTTTTGGAAGAAATAGTAATATCTTTGGAAGTAACATTGTTTGGTAACTTCCCATTTGATGGCAAT
This is a stretch of genomic DNA from Candida dubliniensis CD36 chromosome 1, complete sequence. It encodes these proteins:
- a CDS encoding deubiquitinating enzyme 5, putative (Similar to S. cerevisiae UBP5;~Similar to C. albicans DOA4) — translated: MKDLVRSTSELDHISKTLVELLKKNHESFKSLFNVQLDLLKLFDKEVNNLESIGYCDYEVAYVSYMIIIQLIAVMKTKSSPKTADIYNGIQQSIRKKASNFKMVLGYFKNDDDDKDDDPLINRFKSLSGEKIHTSTTTKKELIYHEWITPAELETTLCEKHVLLIDYRLKKDYLHNHIKFENLINIEPRQIESLPQSATDSDLEEVLRKSLSEKEFQMFLDRNKFDFIIVYNYNYGSTSKERLYGIIDVLENENPFISLIGILMNNKYISSRLKIAPSFLSGGILNWYHTLGADYLETTSTKNCDSSNEETRYLTSFSDYLSNSKESSPSEIKIVNGSSSAYIKPVQRKIEQFDHLPPKSPATVYSSSKVELPLTPTSSIPNSPAPPSQSLPSNGKLPNNVTSKDITISSKKSQFLESYATGLVNLGNSCYMNCVIQCLAATPQLTSFFFPTITESFSDNSYKRHINVNNKLGTKGMLTTSFVELILSMLNNNGRSFSPSKFKKIMGSLSPSRQFASFDQQDCIEFLNFLLDALHEDLNQVSIADPQERKMITELTPEQEKNREILPVRLASTIEWERYLKLNFSIIVDYFQGQYLSQLKCLECGFTSTTYNAFSILSLPIPEKLNKSMKVSLDECLQEFVTTELLDDNNKWYCPNCKRFTKSTKKIAITRLPQVLIINFKRFKMTTTGGFHKLETFVTYPVDKELDMTPYWPDVGSTINGNNSMSIEKEKEILSTFPVRSQVPPFKYKLFGVANHYGNLTTGHYTAYVYKSGDSKKTRNWCYFDDSRVTFNKSPNDVLNKNAYCLFFQRI